The following nucleotide sequence is from Paenibacillus odorifer.
GATAGTCGGCTCCATCGGCAATCGCTTGCTGAGCTTCAACGAAAGAGTGAGCGGATACACCAATGATTTTATTCTCTCCAAGTAGCTGGCGGATTGCCAATGCAGGTGTATCCTCCTGTCCTACATGAATTCCGTCCGCATCAAGCGCGATCGCTAAATCAATGTCGTCATTCACGATAAAGGGCACGCCATTGGCATGACAAATCTTTTGAAGTCGTCTCCCAAGATTAAGTCGAGCCTTATCGCTTAAGGAACCGGTACCCTTTTCACGGAATTGAAACATGGTTATGCCCCCAGCAACCGCTTCCTGCAGCACCTTAACTGGAGCTTTACGGCAATTTACGCTGCCCATAATGAAATAGACTTTTAATAGATCTCGCAGATGTTCACTGTTCATTCGTTGCACTGTTTATCCCTCGCAGTCTGTTCTGATAAGCAAAATGATTGGTTGGTCCATGCCCAGCCCCTATGCTCAGCTCGTCCTCGATCGCCGCTTGTATAAATGCTTTGGCAGTTTGAATGGCCTCTGCTACGGATTTGCCTTTGGCTAGCTCGGCGGTGACTGCTGCTGAATAGGTGCAGCCTGTACCATGCGTATGTCTGGTCTGAATCCGGCTACTCTCCAATAAGGTATATTCGTCGCCATCATATAGAAGATCGGTTACGGCTGTGGTCGAGGTATCATGTCCCCCTTTTAGCACTACATATTTGGAGCCCATGCCATGAATGATTTTGGCTGCTTTTTTGCGTTCTTCGATGGTGGAGATCGTCATCTTTGTGATCATTTCGGCTTCGGGAATATTGGGTGTCGTCACCAATGCTAAGGGCAGCAGATGGCTGATTAAGGATTGAACCGCCTCCTGCAGCAGCAGTGTGGACCCTCCTTTAGCGACCATCACAGGATCAATTACAAGATTAGACCAGCCGTAATACTTAATTTTATCTGCCACAATGCGGATGATGTCACTGTTAAATAACATCCCGGTCTTTACGGCATCTGGTTGCAGGTCAAGTCCTATAGAATCAAGCTGCTGAATTATGGCGTCCAGAGTCACTGGATAAACCCCTTGGACACCAAGCGTATTCTGCGCTGTCACAGCTGTGAGGACGGACATGCCGTAGACAGAAAGCTCCTGAAAGGTTTTTAGATCGGCCTGAATGCCAGCACCACCGCCGCTATCGGAGCCGGCAATGGTTAGAGCTTTGGATATAATCATCGAATTCACTCCTTTGAGGGTCATTAACTGAGCTGTTTGATGCTGGATCTTTCTAGGAAGACTTCTGGTGTGACCCATGTCAGTTGATTTAGAAACTCAACCTGAAAGCTTCCCGGCCCTTGACCAGTTGTTAGTTCAGCGGCGATTTCAGCTGCTACTCCATAGAAGGAGAGGGCTTCCACTGCGGCCTCCAACGAGTCACCGCCACTTACCGCGAGAAATGCCCCCACAACAGCGCTGAGCAAGCAGCCAGTTCCTGTAACCTTCGTGAGAATAGGGTGACCGTTGCTAGCAATATAGGTGTTTTTTCCATTCGTGATCACATCGTCTTTTCCAGTTATGATGACCACACAGCTTAACTTCCTCGCAGCAGCTTCAGCCAAAAGGACTACATCGCCTTCACCTTCGCCAGCATCCACCCCTTTAATGGACCAACTCTCTCCAATGACATTAGCGACTTCAGCCACATTCCCCCGCAGTGCGGTGATTTGCATCTCATTCACTAGCTTTTGAGTGACAGCGGTCCGATAAGAAGTTGCGCCTGCACCTACCGGGTCAAGCACTAGGGGAACCCTGTGTTTATTAGCGGATTTACCAGCAAGCAACATAGATTGAATGGCGTAATCATTGAGTGTGCCGATATTTAGAACTACAGCAGACGACATAGCGGCGATGTCGATCACTTCTTCGTGGGCATCCGCCATAAAGGGAGAGGCGCCAAGCGCCAACAGACCGTTGGCTGAGAAATTGGCTACCACAATATTAGTGATGTTGTGGATCAACGGGTTGGATTCCCGTACTTTGGCTAAATAACTCATCATAATTCCTCCTCAAGCTTGTATGAACAACTAACTAAACATTACAGATTGATAAAAGCTTCCTGTGCTTTAATATCCTCTGGTAGAAGATTGTTGGTGGATAACCACTGCTGAACCTTTTCCCAAGATGTCGGGTCTTGATATCCAAAAGATTGATCGCCAGCATTCATCAGCGGCAGCAGAATCTCAAGACTTTTTTTCTCAATCTCCTTGTCGAGCGGTGAAGTTGCATCTTCATGTGCAACCAGTAAATCCAGGGCTTGTTCAGGATTCTGCTCCACAAATTCCTGTCCTTTTGTAATGGCATTTAGAAATTTTTTAAAGTAGGCTTCAGAATTTTGCAATCCTTGTTCGCTGGCCACCAGCACAAGCTCATAATAGTCAGGCACTCCGTAATCCGTTGGATTAAGCGAAGTGACCGGATGTCCCTCTTTTTCAAGGATTAGTTGTTCATGGTTGATGAACCCGCCCATTATTGCGTCTACTTGTCCAGTAGAGATCGCAGGGATGAGGTCAAAACCTACGTCAATCAGCTTGGCGGATGAAGGATCGCCTCCATCACTCTGGATCATTGTCCGAATCATCGCTTCATAGAGCGGAATGGAGGAATAGCCGATTTGTTTTCCCGCGAGCTCTTTTGGACTATGAATACTGCCAGCCTGAGGAACCATCAGATGATTCAGTGGATGCCGCACGATTGCTGCAATCGAACGTACAGGGATTTTCTCGCCGCGTGCCATAAGTACCTGAGGCTGATAACTGAGCGCTAGATCAATTTGATTCGCTGCAACAAGCTTTAGGGAATCATTGCTGTCTGCAGGCATTTTGATCTCGACATCCAAACCTTCCTCTTGGAAAAAACCTTGCTGTTGCGCAGCGTATAGAAAGGAATGAACGGCATTGGGATACCAATCAAGCATAATCGTCAGCTTGTGTGACTGCTTATTTTCGGTATTGGAGGGATCGGTTTGGGAGTTGTTATTTATCTTGTCTGCCTTCCCGCAGCTGCTTAAGAGCAAAAGTGTGCATACTAGAAATACAGAAATAAGTCCTCGTTGTGGGGATTTTAAATGATTCATTGGTTTGATCCTCTTTTCTTTAAAAATAATTGTTCGAGTAAAGCTATCGCCAGAAAAAGCACCACACCAAGCGCGGACAGCAGAAATACAGCCGCGAACATTTCATCGCTCTGCATATTTCCGGCCATTCTGCGGCTGAAGTAACCGAGTCCTTTACTGCCGCCGAGCCATTCCCCGATAGTAGCTCCGATGACGCAGTATACAATGGACAGCTTTAAGCCAGAGAAAAAAGCAGGCAACGCCAGTGGAATTTGGGTTTTGACAAGCAGCTGCCAGCGGTTTGCACCAAATGTTAATAATAAGTCCTTGTAAGTCTGGCCACTTGTACGAAGTCCATCATATGTACTCACTACGACTGGAAAAAAAGCCGTCAAAAACACCACAGCCACTTTGCTCCACAGCGAATATCCGAACCACATAATAAAAATGGGGGATAGCGCAATTAATGGGATCGTCTGGCTAATGATAAGAAAGGGATAGATGGCCTTTTCTATGGGGCGATACAGGAACATTCCAGTGCCCAGCAATACACCACAAATAACAGAAAGGACAAAACCCACCAGTATCTCCTGTAACGTTGCCAATAAATGCTGTCCGAATAATAATTGCCTGTGCTCGATCAATGCGATTCCAATAGAGGAAGGTGCAGGGAGAATAAAGGCTGGAATCATGTGAAGGCGAACAGCCGACTCCCAGATTACAAGAATGAGCAGTACCAGAAGAAGGAAGGGACCATAGTTGTCTAGATATTTTTTAAAAGGTATAGGTTGCATGCAATCTTCGCTCCAACTCTTCCCGTAGTGCTATAAACCGGGGTTCATAGTTCATCTTATAATGTCTTGGCCTTGGTAGATCCACAACGATCTCCTGTAATTCGCTGTGCGCACCGCCAGATAATAAATAAATCCGGTCACTGAGCAATAGTGCTTCTTCCAGATCATGAGTGATGAGCATAATCGTCTGATTCAATTCACCCCATAACTCCAACAGCCAACGGTGTATCTCGCGTTTGGTCATGGCATCGAGAGCGCCAAAGGGCTCATCCAGCAGCATCAGACCAGTTCCGCCTCCAGCCACTAAGGTGCGCAGAAATGCGACTCGCTGTTTCATTCCACCCGAAAGTTCATGGGGATAAGCCTTCTCTACATCTGCTAAGCCGAAGCGGGTCAACATTTCCCGAATCTGAGTGATCGTTTCTTGTTTATTGAATCTGGGCTTGATCTCCCAAGGCAAAAGGCAGTTGTCGAGCACTGTCCTCCAAGGCAGCAATAAATCCTGCTGAGGCATATAAGCGATCTGACCTAAACGACTAGCGGTTGACGGGTGCGTAGAGAGTTTTATTTTTCCGTGAGTAGGTTCGAGTAAACCGGCAATCGTTTTGAAAAATGTACTTTTCCCGCATCCGCTAGCACCTACTACGGAGACGAATTCCCCTTGCCTGATATCCATAGATAGATCTGCGAATACAGGGGGGTGCTCAGATTCCGGAAAAGAGTAGGTTAGGCCTTGAATAGATAAAATGGTCGTGATGATCTAACCTCCTAAAATTTTTGTGGAGCGCCTAAACAAATAAAGACCCATCCATTTCCAGAGGAAATGAATGGGTCAAAAAGTTCATTCTGCATAATAACACTTAACATGCTTGATGAAAATTCTGCTCCACTTCCCTCCGCTGGTATGATCCAGATCAGGTTCCAAGGGTCCGGAGCTTGAAGCTCCGTCTCAGTCGGCCGACTCCCCTAGTGAAATAACAGGTCCATATTAATTTGTTTATAAATATACCATATCTTTCTGAGAAGTAAAGAGAGAAAGAAGTGAAGGATTAATCCAAGATTGGGTAAGATATAGGTAGGAATCTAGTTAATATTATAATTCCGATGTATATAATCGGAAAAAAGTATTGACGATCATGTGATGGCAGTGTACTATTCAATTTACCGGAAAAAAACCGGATAGAGAGAGGGGATTTAATAATGAAAAAATGGAGTTTAACTATTATATTGGCGTTAACCGTGGTCCTTGTAGCGGCTTGCGGCAATAATTCGAATACCAATACGGCTGCTGAACCTACAGCTGGAACGAATGGTGGAGCAGCATCTTCAGCGCAAAACAGTTTGGAGGCTGTGAAAGCCAGCGGCAAATTGCGGATAGGTACAGAAGGGACTTATGCGCCTTTTACTTATCATGACACTGCGGGGAAATTGACTGGTTTTGACGTGGAAATTGCTGAAGAAGTAGCAAAGCGTTTAGGTGTTAAAGCTGAATTTTTTGAAACTCAGTGGGATGGTATTTTCGCTGGAATGGATGCGAAACGGTTTGATGTAATCTTTAATGAAGTTTCCATTAACGAAGATCGCAAAGTGAAATATGATTTCTCTGAACCCTATATCGTATCCAAAGCAGTATTGATTGTGAGCGAAGACAATGAGGATATTAAGACCTTTGCCGATCTTAAGGGTAAAAAAGCCGGACAATCCCTGACAAGTAACTTATCCGACATCGCTCGTGAGAACGGTGCTGAAATCGTAGCTACGGACGGTTTCAATCAAGCGATGGACCTGCTGACTTCGGGACGTATTGATGCAACTGTGAATGATGGCTTGTCTTATCTGGATCTGAAAAAACAAAAACCAGATGCAAAAATTAAAGTGGTTGATGAGATTCCTGAAGGATCACAAAGTGCCGCGGTATTCCTGAAAGGTAATGATGAGCTGGTGAAAGCGGTCAGTGATGCGATTACAGAGATGAAGAGTGATGGAACGTACTTGAAAATTTCCGAGAAATACTTTGGAGCTGACGTTTCAAAATAATACAAGGCTAGCAAGGCTAATTAAGCCTGGAAGCTAAAAAGGATGTCTGAATAATGGATGACCGCAAAATACAAATTTTCTTAGACACACTGCTACCCCTGCTAAAAGCCGGGGTGGCTTTTACCATTCCGTTGGCGCTACTTTCCTTTGTGCTTGGATTGATTTTGGCGATCCTAACCGCGCTGGCACGTCTTTCACCGTGGGTAATTCCGAAGCTAATCGCCCGTTTTTATGTGTGGGTTATTCGAGGAACCCCATTGTTAGTGCAGCTATTTATTATATTTTATGGTTTGCCGGCTGTTGGTATTGTACTCGACCCCTTCATTGCCGCCACCATTGGATTTACCCTTAGCGTAGGGGCTTATTCATCGGAAATCGTACGCGCTGCTATCCTGTCGATACATAAAGGCCAATGGGAAGCTGCCTTCTCAGTCGGGATGACTCGTGGGCAGGCTCTGCGCCGCGTAATTCTGCCACAAGCTGCGCGCGTTTCTGTACCGCCGTTGTCCAATTCCTTTATTAGCTTGGTTAAAGATACTTCGCTTGCAGCGATCATCACCTATACGGAGATGTTTAGAACCGCACAGCAGGTAGCCTCTACCACTTATGAGCCTCTGCTGGTATACTCCGAAGCAGGATTGTTTTATTTAGTGTTCTGTTCTGTGCTGTCGGCGCTGCAAAATTACTTGGAGAAACGACTCGATCGTTACTCTGCGACCTAAAGGAGAGATACTTGTGATTGAAATCATTAATTTGCATAAATCCTTCGGCGCACTCCAAGTGTTAAAGGGTATTGATCTGAAAATGGAGCATGGAAAGGTACTTGTCATTATTGGGCCATCTGGCTCCGGGAAGACTACACTGCTGCGCTGTTTTAATCTGTTGGAAATCCCGGATCAAGGCAGCCTGTCGCTCAGTGATATCACCATCAATTTTACAGATCATAAGAAAATTCCTCAGAATTCCGTATTGGCCCTTCGTCAGAAAACAGGGATGGTCTTTCAATCGTATAATTTATTTCCGCATATGACTGCGCTTGGCAATGTGATGGAGGGACAGGTAACTGTCCTGAAACGATCCAAGGAAGAAGCGCGCAAGCGGGGGCTTCAGCTGCTGGCTAAGGTGGGTTTGGCAGATAAAGCTGATAACTATCCACATCAGCTGTCAGGTGGACAGCAGCAGAGAGTGGCCATCGCCCGGGCTATGGCAGTAGATCCAGAAGTGTTATTGTTTGATGAGCCCACTTCGGCGCTCGATCCTGAGCTGGTAGGGGAAGTGCTTAAGGTTATCAAACAATTAGCGGCAGAAGGTATGACTATGGTGATTGTGACCCACGAGATGAAATTTGCCGCCGATGTAGCGGACCGGATCATTTTGATGGATGGTGGTCATATCTTAGAGCAAGGGACTCCGCAAGAAGTGCTGGAGCATCCGAAGAATCCCCGGGCTCTGCAATTTCTGAACAGACTGAATGGTGAAGAAGAGTAGAAAGACAATATACACGAAAAAGCGGCTCGGGAATCATCCGGAGCTGCTTTTTCATGTGTAGATTATTCAAATGAGAAGAGTATCTGAAATTTGGCTTATACTCCAGTTTTCAGAAATTCCAAAGCGTTGTAGAGCATAATCGCTGCTTCGGCGCGGGTGAGTTCGCTTTTTGGATTAAACTTTCCGTTAGCATCCAGGCTATTGATCTTGTATTTCAGGGAGCGCTGAATACTGCCTTGATACGCAGGAGTCAGAGAAGCTTCATCAGCGATATCTACTGGAACGATATTGATCATCGGCAGATTGCCAACGCCTTCGATCGCTTGCACTAGATAGTTAGTGAATTGCTCTTTGGTCATAATGAGGTTAGGATCAATGTCTTTAGGAAGCTTAACTTCATTGTAATAAGCATTGATAAAGGCTTCAGCGTACCAGGCTTTGTCTTTTACTTTTGTGAACAAGCCGCTGGCAACAGGAGCTTTGTTAAAATCAATGGCCGCGAGGCTAAGCTGGAGACCGCCGGAGATAAACTGAATCCCTTGGGCTGTAGTTACCTTAGAGCCAGGGAGAAATTGAGATTCGCTGACACCTTTAATTAACCCTTGATTTTTTAAAGAAATGATTTTTTCTTTGCCGTTTATGTTATCAATATCCTTAAAGGTGTTCCCAGCTGCAAACATCTGACCACCTAAAGAAAAGGAGAAAATGGCTACGGTTGTGATCGCTGCTAGTGTGCTTTTTTTCATGTTCATGTCTTTTCACCTCGTTGTATGGATAGGCTCCTTAGCCTTTGTCACTCCTTTAACGTTGTAAATTATGGAAAGGTTGCGGTCTAATCTGTATTATTTCACGAAAAAGTAGATTTTAATAGAAATATGGGCCAGATTGGGGTGTAGTACTTTGGATAAGTGGCATGAAATGATATAATGATGTCAGGCTCTTTTCATTCGTGGTTAATTTTGTTATGATTATATCGTAACGATTACTATTTATGGTTTGTCCAAACTGCATAAATAGGAGCGTCTCAGAGGGTACGGATGTTAAATCGTTCCGGGAAGGTAGGAGACCAAATGGATCAAATATCAAATATCAGTCAATTGTTTGCGGCGCAAAAATATAAATTAACGCCTCAGCGTGAAGCTATAGTGAACGTTCTGCTCGACAATGAGAAGGATCATCTAAGCGTAGAAGAAGTATATATGCTTGTTAAGAACAGCTATCCACATCTGGGCCTGGCAACGGTATACCGTACACTTGAGCTTTTATGTGAGCTACACATTGTAGAGAAGATGAACTTCGGAGACGGAGTTGCCCGTTACGATTTGCGCGGGAACGATCATTCGCATATGCATCATCATTTGATATGCAGCGTATGCGGTCGGTTGGAGGAAATTAAGGACGACTGGCTTGTGGAGCTGGAGAGAAGAGTGGAACGTGAATATGGCTTTAACGTCACGGATCATCGCCTTGATTTCAAGGGTACTTATGGAACATGTAAACGTACAGGCTGCAAAAAAGCAAAAGCAGAAGCAGATAAAGCAGTCTCGTAAGATCGCTTTCTAACCTAAAGACACAGGGTCCAAGCCTGTGTCTTTTTTGATTACTGCGTTTTAGGAAGTCTAGCTTCGAGTAGGTACAAAGGATTTGATCCACGTTCCGAAGCTGCCAGGGTTACGGCTCTGAACGAGAATTACACCTTCTCCACGAAAGCGGCACACAAGTGCTTCACCACTGGTTATGCTGTTTAGCCAGCCAGAGGCTGCCTTTTCTACCTTATAGTCCATATAATCTGGCCATGCTACGAGGTGTCCGTTATCGATAATCATTTCTTCACCAGGTCCTAAATTAATCGCATGGATAGCACCGAAGGAAGACAGGAACACCGTTCCTCTGCCACTGATTTCTACAATGAAGAAGCCTTCACCGGAGAAGAGCCCTCTGGTTAAATTCTGCATTTTGGTATTTACTTGAATGCCTTCAGTTCCGGCGAGAAATCCGTCTTTTTGAACTAACAGTTTATACGATCCGTCTAATTCTATCGCCTGAATATCGCCGAGTGAGCCAGGTGACAGCAATACCTCACTTTGACCACGGGTCGCTCTAAGTTCTTGAAAGAAGAATTTCTCACCGCTCAGCATTCTCCCGAGACCGCGCATTAAACCACCATCCACGGTTCCTTTTAATTCTACGTTAGGTGACATCGCGACCATTGCGCCCATTTCAGCCTTTACGCTTTCACCGGGATTTAGTTGGACCTTTAACATAGCAAAAGCACCTTCATACAAAACCTGGTAATTCATCCTTTAAACCTCCGCATCTATTTAGATAAGATAGAATACTAGCTTTGCTCTAAGTGTAACGGAATTCTTGCTTCGCTCATAGTCTGGAATATGTTAAAATGAAGTTGTCTTATAGATGTAAGATCAATAATCATTCACCCATGAATAGGAGAGTGGTGTCACATGGCACGAACCAAGACACAAAAAGCCTTGCGTAAGGCAGAGCGCTCCGGAGCCTGGTGCGCAGCACAGAGTCGTAGATCGAATAGTGATTATGGAGCCATTTCACAGCATGTACGGTTAACACCAAGCAAGCAGGAACAATTGAATAAGAATAGATATAAGGGGCAGATCTTCCAAGATGATGCTCCTTTTTTATTGGCTATTTGATAAGAGGACGTCGCTCAGCGTATAGTAATTGAAGAAATAATATATAGGAGATGTATCCCAGATGAAACAAAATAAATATGACGATTCGAATTTCTTCTCAGCTTACCAACAAATGCCTCGATCTATCGGAGGGCTTGCAGCAGCAGGAGAATGGCATGTATTAAAGGCACTTCTTCCAGACTTACATAATAAAAGTGTGCTTGATCTAGGCTGCGGCTTCGGCTGGCATTGCCTATATGCCCGTGAGCAGCAGGCGAGTTCAGTTATAGGTGTGGATATCTCTGAAAAAATGCTGCAACAGGCGCGTGAAAAAACGAACGATCCTGCTATAACTTATATCCAGCTGCCGATTGAGGACATTGATTTTACGAGCGAGCAATTTGATGTGGTCCTCAGTTCATTGGCTTTCCACTATATTGAATCTTTTACAGCCATCTGCCGCAAAGTCCATGCGTTTCTTAAGCCTGGTGGGAGTTTTATTTTTTCAGTGGAGCATCCTATCTTTACTTCACGGGAAGAGCAAGACTGGTATACCGATGAACAAGGTAACCACCTGCATTGGCCCGTAGATCATTATCAATCAGAAGGACTTCGTGAAACTAAATTCTTAACAGAAAATGTGATTAAATACCATCGCACGATTTCCACCTACTTTAATGACCTGATTGAAGCTGGCTTTACTATTAAAGCGGTTAAAGAACCAAAGCCTTTAGAAGAAATGAGTAATGATCCATGGATGAAGGATGAGGAGCGTAGACCGATGTTCCTGATCATTTCGGCTGTAAAAGAATAATTTCATTCTCATGTTTCTTCATTTACACCTGTTCTCTGCTGTGCACACGATATTCTCTTGGTGACATACCAAAACGGCTTCGGAAGACGCGGTGAAAATAGGTATAGTTCGCAAAACCACAAGTTTCTGCTACTTGCTCCAGCGGCATGGGACTGAAGGTTATCCGTTCTCTGGCCATTTCCAGTCGGACATCGTTTACATATTTAATAATACTGGTCCCAAAGGCTTCTTTAAATAAATGAACGGCTCGCGAGACGGATATACCCACAAAACCTGCTACATCCTCCAATAGAAAGGGTACGGTTGCGTGCTCCTCAACATATTGCTTCATTCGGTATGCCAAATAACCTTTTGGAGTAATTGCTGGCTGGTCTGTAATTAGCCGGTCGATTTCCATACATAGAATTTGCAGATAGCAGGCAGATATTTCTGGAGAGAAGTCGGAAAGTCGACGGTGCTCCAGAATTAACTGGCGAAACAAGCCAAGAAAATTCTCACTAAGCGGCACACTTAGGCGAGTGGGTCTTTGTGAACGTTGCCACCATTCATCAATCCATGTTCCCCCACAAAAAATATGATAATCTCCGCTTTCAATTCGTGGCTTGCCTACAGGGTACTCTTCTTTATCTATGATCAAATAGTAAGGATCATTTGGAGCGAATAACATAATATCCCCGCTTTCCACAGGTGACATCACACCATCGATCAATGCACGGCTTCTTCCTTCCGTTTGCAGACGTATAAGAAAGTTCTGGTTCCCTTGACTTTGAGACATATGAAAAGGCTTGCGATGAAAAGAAAATCCGGCTGATAATACGTGACAGGTAGCAGAATGAGTCATAGGTCCTCCTAGGTGTATTGAAATGATAAGCAGATTGTTCATGTTTTAATCATATTCTTCATTTTAATATATACGCTTTCATATTACTATGTAGCTAAGCAATAAAGAAAGAAATCGACCATCAACGCTAGAAACAGTCGGTATTAGCTGTGCTTACAAGAATGACAGTTTAAGGAAACTGATGAGAATCAGATTAGTCAATTCTGTTACAGCATTATTGTTCAAGTGATTATCACTACAGAAAGCTAACTTTAAATCCAATTGGAGTGATTCGAAAATGCTGAAGATAGGCCTGCAATTGTATACGCTCAGAGAAGAACTGGAACAGGATTTTGAAGGGACACTGCGTAAAGTGGCAGCCCTTGGTTATAAAGGCGTGGAGTTTTTCCATTACTTCGGCCGTAGCGCAGCAGAAGTCAAACAACTGCTTGATGAACTAGGATTAGTTGCGCTGGGCGCACACCGTCCCTATGACGCGTTGTTAAATGATACAGAGGCAGAGA
It contains:
- a CDS encoding class I SAM-dependent methyltransferase encodes the protein MKQNKYDDSNFFSAYQQMPRSIGGLAAAGEWHVLKALLPDLHNKSVLDLGCGFGWHCLYAREQQASSVIGVDISEKMLQQAREKTNDPAITYIQLPIEDIDFTSEQFDVVLSSLAFHYIESFTAICRKVHAFLKPGGSFIFSVEHPIFTSREEQDWYTDEQGNHLHWPVDHYQSEGLRETKFLTENVIKYHRTISTYFNDLIEAGFTIKAVKEPKPLEEMSNDPWMKDEERRPMFLIISAVKE
- a CDS encoding AraC family transcriptional regulator, producing the protein MTHSATCHVLSAGFSFHRKPFHMSQSQGNQNFLIRLQTEGRSRALIDGVMSPVESGDIMLFAPNDPYYLIIDKEEYPVGKPRIESGDYHIFCGGTWIDEWWQRSQRPTRLSVPLSENFLGLFRQLILEHRRLSDFSPEISACYLQILCMEIDRLITDQPAITPKGYLAYRMKQYVEEHATVPFLLEDVAGFVGISVSRAVHLFKEAFGTSIIKYVNDVRLEMARERITFSPMPLEQVAETCGFANYTYFHRVFRSRFGMSPREYRVHSREQV